One genomic segment of Bradyrhizobium prioriisuperbiae includes these proteins:
- a CDS encoding DUF3311 domain-containing protein, protein MKTNRWLWLLVLPYIGLLWVPLYNTHDPVVLGFPFFYWYQLAWVPITSLLIWLAYRSVKHED, encoded by the coding sequence ATGAAAACCAACCGGTGGCTCTGGCTGCTTGTTCTTCCGTACATCGGCCTGCTCTGGGTGCCGCTCTACAACACCCATGATCCCGTGGTTCTCGGATTTCCATTCTTCTATTGGTATCAGCTCGCCTGGGTGCCCATCACCTCCCTGTTGATCTGGCTCGCATACAGGAGTGTGAAGCATGAAGACTGA
- a CDS encoding IclR family transcriptional regulator codes for MGRRSERLGRQSGLASDGTAENDVIQVVSRAFDVMRCFEGHEARLGNLEIANRCRLPRSTVSRLTHTLTRMGQLVYLPQDQKYRLGPGAVAMSTSMMRGLRFRSLVRLLMQDVAEQIPGTIGFVAPDRFHMVYLEYARAHDAVGLQSTTGSRIDIARTAAGHGYTAALHPDACAALLAEMQREIPDDARLLQPRIEANRRSLRDNGYVISNGLWNPHVTGISVPLWSPQYRDFLVITIGLLAAMYDETRLRVEVAPKLLKLSQAVLNMSDSVEDNPFVETTASQSIKKQSLIVTGGWEKRNELEAGAGRVGAPKSLRAADGRPRQGQAAT; via the coding sequence ATGGGACGACGATCCGAACGCCTGGGCCGGCAGAGTGGGCTCGCCAGTGACGGCACTGCGGAAAACGATGTCATTCAGGTGGTGTCGCGCGCCTTCGACGTGATGCGCTGCTTTGAGGGCCACGAAGCGCGGCTGGGCAATCTGGAGATCGCCAACCGCTGCCGTCTGCCGCGCTCCACAGTGTCGCGGCTAACCCACACACTGACCCGCATGGGCCAGCTTGTGTATCTGCCGCAGGATCAGAAGTACCGGCTCGGACCCGGCGCCGTTGCGATGAGCACATCCATGATGCGGGGGCTGCGGTTTCGCTCCCTGGTTCGCCTGTTGATGCAAGATGTCGCCGAACAGATTCCCGGCACCATCGGCTTTGTCGCGCCGGATCGTTTCCACATGGTCTATCTCGAGTATGCGCGGGCGCACGATGCGGTCGGCCTGCAGTCGACCACCGGAAGCCGGATCGACATCGCGCGCACCGCGGCGGGCCACGGCTACACCGCGGCGCTGCATCCCGATGCCTGTGCCGCGCTGCTGGCCGAAATGCAGCGCGAGATTCCCGACGACGCGCGGTTGCTGCAGCCGCGGATCGAGGCCAACCGCCGCTCGCTGCGCGACAATGGCTACGTGATTTCCAATGGATTGTGGAATCCGCATGTCACCGGCATTTCGGTGCCGCTATGGTCGCCGCAGTACCGCGACTTCCTGGTGATCACCATCGGGCTGCTCGCGGCGATGTATGATGAAACCCGGCTGCGCGTCGAGGTCGCGCCGAAACTGCTGAAACTGTCGCAGGCCGTGCTCAACATGTCGGACAGCGTCGAGGACAATCCCTTCGTCGAGACGACAGCGTCCCAATCCATAAAAAAACAATCGCTTATCGTCACCGGCGGCTGGGAGAAACGGAATGAACTGGAAGCCGGAGCTGGACGAGTTGGCGCGCCGAAAAGCCTTCGCGCAGCAGATGGGCGGCCCCGACAAGGTCAGGCGGCAACATGA
- a CDS encoding acetyl-CoA carboxylase biotin carboxyl carrier protein subunit has translation MADIKITSDVAGRVCELLLGTGATVANGDDIALVEAMKMEIPVASTVSGKIKSVLVSVDDMVAEGQTIAVIET, from the coding sequence GTGGCTGACATCAAGATCACGAGCGACGTCGCGGGACGTGTCTGCGAATTGCTTCTCGGCACCGGCGCAACCGTCGCCAATGGCGACGACATTGCGTTGGTCGAGGCCATGAAAATGGAAATACCAGTCGCCTCGACCGTATCAGGCAAAATCAAGTCGGTGCTGGTGAGTGTCGACGACATGGTGGCCGAGGGCCAGACCATCGCGGTGATCGAGACGTAA
- a CDS encoding acyl-CoA carboxylase subunit beta, whose protein sequence is MNWKPELDELARRKAFAQQMGGPDKVRRQHESGRLTVRERIDKLVDTESFHEVGATAGSAEYDDKGELKTLTPANCVFGRGRIDGRPVVVVGDDFTVRGGSADASIPQKPLMAETMAAEFRLPIIRVIEGSGGGGSVKTIETTGAANLPGGVGGTRGFYFTMANMAVVPVVGLGLGSVAGLGAARLAASHYSVMTKTSAMFVAGPPVVARLGQKLEKQELGGWEIQTRSGAVDHAVDTEEEAFACARRFLSYLPSSVYGLPPTIVCDDDPERADESLMKAVPRNRRQVYKMRCIVETVVDKGSFFEMGQNFGRSIITGFARFDGRAVALLASDPYHYGGAWTAEACQKIVRFVDLAETFHLPVVYLQDCPGFLIGLEAEKAATIRHGVRAMTAMNQTKIPWCTVIIRNAFGVAGAANQPAGRLSLRYAWPSGYWGSLPLEGGIEAAYRADIDEATDPAAKLAEIEDRLNKLRSPFRTAEKFWVEEIIDPRKTRSLLCDFARLAEPVRAPGPVTMAIRP, encoded by the coding sequence ATGAACTGGAAGCCGGAGCTGGACGAGTTGGCGCGCCGAAAAGCCTTCGCGCAGCAGATGGGCGGCCCCGACAAGGTCAGGCGGCAACATGAGTCCGGCCGGCTGACGGTCCGCGAGCGGATCGACAAGCTGGTCGATACCGAAAGCTTTCATGAAGTCGGCGCGACTGCCGGCAGCGCCGAATACGATGACAAGGGCGAGCTCAAGACCCTGACGCCGGCCAACTGTGTGTTCGGCCGCGGTCGCATCGACGGCCGGCCCGTGGTGGTGGTCGGCGACGACTTCACCGTGCGCGGCGGCTCGGCCGATGCGTCGATCCCGCAGAAGCCGTTGATGGCGGAAACCATGGCGGCGGAATTCCGGCTGCCGATCATTCGCGTGATCGAGGGCTCCGGCGGCGGCGGTTCGGTGAAAACCATCGAGACCACCGGCGCCGCAAATCTGCCCGGCGGTGTCGGCGGCACGCGTGGCTTCTATTTCACCATGGCCAATATGGCGGTCGTGCCCGTCGTGGGGCTCGGCCTCGGATCGGTGGCGGGCCTTGGTGCCGCGCGGTTGGCCGCGAGCCACTATTCAGTGATGACGAAGACTTCGGCGATGTTCGTCGCCGGGCCTCCGGTGGTCGCGCGCCTCGGCCAGAAGCTCGAGAAGCAGGAACTGGGTGGCTGGGAGATCCAGACCCGCAGTGGCGCGGTCGATCATGCCGTCGACACCGAGGAGGAGGCGTTTGCCTGCGCGCGGCGTTTCCTGTCGTATCTGCCGTCCTCGGTCTACGGCTTGCCGCCGACCATCGTCTGCGATGACGATCCGGAACGCGCCGACGAGAGCCTGATGAAAGCCGTGCCGCGCAACCGTCGGCAGGTCTACAAGATGCGCTGCATTGTCGAGACGGTGGTCGACAAGGGCTCGTTCTTCGAAATGGGCCAGAACTTCGGGCGCTCGATCATCACCGGCTTCGCGCGGTTCGATGGCCGGGCCGTCGCGCTGCTCGCCAGCGATCCCTATCACTACGGTGGCGCCTGGACCGCGGAAGCTTGCCAGAAGATCGTGCGTTTTGTCGATCTCGCCGAGACCTTCCATCTGCCGGTGGTCTACCTGCAGGATTGTCCGGGATTCCTGATCGGCCTTGAAGCCGAGAAGGCCGCCACCATCCGTCATGGCGTGCGCGCGATGACGGCGATGAACCAGACGAAGATTCCGTGGTGCACCGTCATTATTCGCAATGCGTTCGGCGTTGCGGGGGCCGCCAACCAGCCGGCTGGTCGGCTGTCGCTGCGTTATGCGTGGCCGTCGGGTTATTGGGGATCGCTGCCGCTGGAAGGCGGCATCGAAGCGGCCTATCGCGCTGATATCGATGAGGCAACCGATCCCGCAGCCAAGCTTGCGGAAATCGAAGATCGATTGAACAAATTGCGTTCGCCGTTTCGCACGGCCGAAAAATTCTGGGTAGAAGAAATCATCGACCCGCGCAAAACACGATCACTGTTATGTGACTTTGCGCGGCTGGCGGAACCGGTGCGCGCACCGGGACCGGTGACGATGGCGATCAGGCCGTAG
- the mctP gene encoding monocarboxylate uptake permease MctP, translating to MKTEIDAVALGVFVFFFVLVTIMGFFAARWRKPETLARIDEWGLGGRNFGTWITWFLIGGDFYTAYTVIAAPALVYAVGAYGFFALPYTIIVYPFVFAVMPKLWQVAKDHGYITAGDVVRGQYGSKALELAVAVTGVIATMPYIALQLIGMAAVIKALGLSGELPLIIAFLVLAFYTYSSGLRAPALIAFVKDIMIYIAVIAAVALIPSKLGGYAAVFNAADAAFKAKGSGSILLGGNQYVAYATLALGSALAAFMYPHTLTGIFASNGANTIRKNAILLPAYTLLLGLLALLGYMGHAAHLQLSSNNDVVPALFQTLFPSWFAGFAFAAIAIGALVPAAVMSIGAANLFTRNFWRAYVNPDISDAGEAQVAKVTSLVVKLGALLAIIVLPIQFALDLQLLGGMWIIQTLPALVFGLFIGWFRAPALLAGWAVGFLGGTYFAYADGLKPLHTLHFGDTAITMYTGLLALSLNIAVAVIVNLVVPGKASPTKASPTKTAPVAAAR from the coding sequence ATGAAGACTGAGATCGATGCGGTCGCACTCGGTGTTTTCGTTTTCTTCTTCGTCCTCGTCACCATCATGGGGTTCTTCGCCGCACGATGGCGCAAGCCGGAGACGCTGGCGCGCATCGATGAATGGGGGCTCGGCGGCCGCAACTTCGGCACCTGGATCACCTGGTTTCTGATCGGCGGCGATTTCTACACCGCCTATACGGTGATTGCAGCGCCCGCATTGGTTTATGCAGTGGGTGCTTACGGTTTCTTCGCGCTGCCCTACACCATCATTGTCTATCCCTTCGTGTTCGCGGTGATGCCGAAGTTGTGGCAGGTCGCCAAGGACCATGGCTACATCACGGCAGGCGACGTCGTGCGCGGCCAATACGGATCCAAGGCGCTGGAGCTTGCGGTCGCCGTGACCGGTGTCATCGCCACCATGCCCTACATCGCGCTGCAGCTGATCGGCATGGCGGCCGTGATCAAGGCGCTCGGTCTCAGCGGTGAACTGCCGCTGATCATCGCCTTCCTGGTGTTGGCATTCTACACCTATTCGTCGGGGCTGCGTGCGCCGGCGCTGATTGCCTTCGTCAAGGACATCATGATCTACATCGCCGTGATCGCGGCGGTGGCGCTGATCCCCTCGAAGCTCGGCGGTTACGCCGCGGTGTTCAACGCGGCCGACGCCGCGTTCAAGGCCAAGGGGAGCGGCAGCATTCTGCTCGGCGGCAATCAGTACGTCGCCTACGCCACGCTGGCGCTGGGATCCGCGCTGGCGGCCTTCATGTATCCGCACACACTGACCGGCATATTCGCCAGCAACGGCGCCAACACCATTCGCAAGAATGCGATCCTGCTGCCGGCCTACACGCTGCTGCTCGGCTTGCTGGCGCTGCTCGGCTACATGGGCCATGCGGCGCACCTGCAACTCTCCAGCAACAACGACGTGGTGCCGGCGCTGTTCCAGACCTTGTTCCCGAGTTGGTTCGCCGGCTTCGCGTTCGCCGCGATCGCGATCGGCGCGCTGGTGCCGGCCGCGGTGATGAGCATAGGCGCCGCCAACCTGTTCACCCGCAATTTCTGGCGTGCTTATGTCAATCCGGACATCAGCGATGCCGGTGAAGCGCAGGTGGCGAAGGTGACCTCGCTGGTGGTCAAGCTCGGTGCGTTGCTGGCGATTATCGTCCTGCCGATCCAGTTCGCGCTCGATCTGCAACTGCTTGGCGGCATGTGGATCATCCAGACGCTGCCCGCGCTGGTGTTTGGGCTGTTCATCGGCTGGTTCCGCGCCCCGGCGCTGCTCGCGGGCTGGGCGGTCGGCTTCCTCGGCGGCACGTACTTCGCCTATGCCGACGGGCTCAAGCCGCTGCACACACTGCATTTCGGCGACACGGCCATCACGATGTATACCGGCCTGCTGGCGCTGTCGCTGAACATCGCGGTGGCTGTCATCGTCAATCTGGTGGTGCCGGGCAAGGCTTCTCCAACCAAGGCTTCTCCAACCAAGACGGCTCCGGTGGCTGCGGCGCGCTGA